In Aestuariibaculum lutulentum, one DNA window encodes the following:
- a CDS encoding glycoside hydrolase family 28 protein gives MNHITLKGLILLSIFTISCRQNETSENKELTSSESFIPDWINKVGATSFENKKELFYVNDYGAINDGETLNTQAIQKTIDACAQAGGGIVTFKPGEYLSGSVFIKSGIDFIVPKGAIIKGSENIKDYKEIDTRVAGIEMVWPAALINIENESNVVLGGEGVIDGQGKVFWDYYWDLRKNDYEPRGLRWIVDYDAKRPRTVLVQNSKNVFVKDLNLQRAGFWTVQVLYSEYITVDGLKIRNNIGGHGPSTDGIDIDSSKWILVQNCDIDCNDDNFCLKAGRDWDGQRVNKPTEYVVIKDCIARQGAGLFTLGSETSGSIRHVYVSNIKGLGTKNGLNIKSATNRGGTVEDIYLEHIKMDSVRTFMQVGMNWNPNYSYSKLPEGFNKDSIPEHWKKMLEKVDPEKGIPTFRNITLNDIHVEGAGTAINVNGLDQSVIDNITLNNVFIQAQKAGKISYSSNWTINNVKIMADGGAHIELENTTSIDLPPSVYQANQE, from the coding sequence ATGAACCACATTACACTTAAAGGGCTTATTTTATTAAGCATCTTCACTATTTCCTGTCGTCAAAATGAAACATCTGAAAATAAGGAATTAACGTCTTCAGAAAGCTTTATTCCTGATTGGATAAATAAGGTAGGAGCCACATCTTTTGAGAATAAAAAGGAACTATTTTATGTTAATGATTATGGGGCAATTAATGATGGCGAAACACTAAACACTCAAGCCATCCAAAAAACTATTGATGCTTGTGCTCAAGCCGGTGGAGGTATAGTAACGTTTAAACCCGGTGAATACTTATCTGGTTCTGTTTTTATTAAAAGTGGAATAGATTTTATCGTACCAAAAGGTGCTATCATAAAAGGAAGCGAAAATATTAAGGATTACAAAGAAATTGATACGCGTGTAGCTGGTATTGAAATGGTCTGGCCGGCAGCTTTAATCAATATTGAAAATGAGAGTAATGTTGTTCTTGGAGGTGAAGGTGTTATCGATGGACAAGGAAAAGTGTTCTGGGATTACTACTGGGATTTAAGAAAAAATGATTACGAACCCCGAGGGCTAAGATGGATAGTCGATTACGATGCCAAACGCCCGCGAACTGTATTGGTTCAAAATTCTAAAAATGTATTTGTAAAAGATTTGAATTTACAACGCGCCGGATTCTGGACGGTTCAGGTGTTGTATTCTGAATATATTACCGTTGATGGATTGAAAATTAGAAATAATATCGGAGGTCATGGCCCAAGTACCGATGGCATTGATATCGATTCGTCAAAATGGATTTTAGTGCAGAATTGTGATATTGATTGTAATGATGATAATTTTTGTTTAAAAGCAGGTCGCGACTGGGACGGACAACGTGTTAATAAGCCAACCGAATATGTAGTGATTAAAGATTGTATTGCCCGACAAGGAGCCGGATTGTTTACTTTAGGTAGTGAAACCTCAGGAAGTATCCGTCATGTATATGTTTCCAACATAAAAGGTTTGGGAACAAAGAATGGATTGAATATTAAGTCGGCAACTAATAGAGGTGGTACTGTTGAAGATATTTATTTAGAGCATATTAAAATGGATAGTGTTCGTACCTTTATGCAAGTAGGTATGAACTGGAATCCTAATTACAGCTATTCAAAATTACCTGAAGGATTCAATAAGGATTCGATACCAGAGCACTGGAAAAAAATGTTAGAAAAAGTAGATCCGGAAAAAGGAATACCAACTTTTAGAAATATTACTTTAAATGATATTCATGTTGAGGGTGCAGGAACTGCAATCAACGTTAATGGTTTAGACCAGTCAGTAATTGATAATATCACCTTGAATAATGTATTTATTCAGGCACAAAAGGCAGGCAAAATTAGTTACAGTTCGAATTGGACAATTAATAACGTGAAAATTATGGCTGATGGAGGGGCGCATATTGAATTAGAAAATACGACAAGCATAGATTTACCACCTTCGGTTTATCAGGCAAATCAGGAATAA
- a CDS encoding GntR family transcriptional regulator: protein MSQQIEIKINESSRVPKYKQIVDSIINDISKGKLKVGEKIPSINELSESCYLSRDTVEKAYKQLKEQKVIISVKGKGYYTAKTDLISKKQIFFMINKLSSYKMMIYNSFVNSLGMNSIVTLSVYHCEETIFAKTLERNLGAYDYYVIMPHFKTDDSNHISATNMVQDVLNKVPKDKLIILDNNKLEIKGNYGAVYQDFQEDIYEALKKGVDKLKKYDKLVLVYPSKSVYPYPQRIVHGFRKFCSKFNFDFEILNEIYDDMDLDSRDTYIIIEEHDLVNLVRQVRAKNLTLGEDIGIISYNDTPLKDLLGINVVSTHFKAMGETAAYLVLNDKKEKVKNVFEYIERNSV from the coding sequence ATGTCTCAACAAATTGAAATAAAAATTAATGAATCGTCTCGTGTACCAAAGTACAAGCAAATTGTCGATTCCATTATTAATGATATTTCAAAGGGTAAATTAAAAGTTGGAGAAAAAATCCCTTCTATCAATGAACTTAGTGAATCCTGCTATCTATCTCGCGATACCGTCGAGAAAGCCTATAAACAACTAAAAGAACAAAAGGTTATTATCTCCGTAAAGGGAAAAGGCTATTACACCGCAAAAACAGATTTGATTTCTAAAAAGCAAATCTTCTTCATGATTAACAAACTAAGCTCATACAAAATGATGATATACAATTCTTTTGTAAACAGCCTAGGCATGAACAGTATTGTTACCTTGTCGGTCTACCACTGTGAAGAAACCATCTTTGCTAAAACCCTGGAGCGTAACCTTGGTGCTTACGATTATTATGTGATCATGCCTCACTTTAAAACAGATGATTCTAACCACATTAGTGCTACCAATATGGTTCAGGATGTTTTAAACAAGGTGCCAAAAGACAAGCTTATTATTTTAGACAACAACAAACTGGAAATTAAAGGTAATTACGGCGCCGTTTATCAGGATTTTCAGGAGGATATTTACGAAGCCTTAAAAAAAGGAGTCGATAAATTAAAGAAATACGATAAACTCGTATTGGTATACCCTTCAAAATCGGTGTATCCCTATCCACAACGTATTGTTCATGGCTTTAGAAAATTCTGTTCGAAGTTTAATTTTGATTTTGAGATTTTAAATGAAATTTATGATGATATGGATTTGGATAGTCGAGATACCTACATCATTATTGAAGAGCACGACTTAGTAAATTTAGTACGTCAGGTACGAGCCAAAAATCTAACTTTAGGTGAAGATATAGGCATTATTTCTTACAACGATACGCCGCTTAAAGATCTTTTAGGAATTAATGTGGTTAGCACGCATTTTAAAGCTATGGGAGAGACAGCTGCTTATCTTGTTTTGAATGATAAAAAGGAAAAAGTAAAAAACGTTTTTGAATATATTGAACGAAATTCTGTCTAA
- a CDS encoding rhamnogalacturonan acetylesterase, whose translation MIHHKTNLLNLLFLVTTLYVTAQSNLNKSFNFGTNSKALNTINITEAIAYAETTGYGFDFDTDENIKFTKQAITSKSSVYFSVKLPEGFYKIDLVLGDKKCSETTVKAESRRLMLKESKINKKDTIHYSFMVNVRTPKIDEHNSIRIKDRDKNQLNWDDKLTLEFSGSPAIQSLNITSVPNITTIFLAGDSTVTDQDVEPWASWGQFFTNYVSDQAVIANYAESGSTLSGFKGVKRLDKILSLMKPGDYLFIEFAHNDEKQKGEGIGPWQSYSNYLKEYITKTHEKGGIPILCTPTQRRAFNTDGSLKETHGHFPHAMRKVAKNLNVPLIDITKMTTDMYEAWGDESSRHAFVQYPANTFPGQSKKLQDNTHFNSFGANEIAKCVVQGIKDLNLDLVKFLRPNIPEYNPKTPDLISNWTLPMSTRFEIEKPDGN comes from the coding sequence ATGATTCACCACAAAACTAACTTACTAAACCTTCTGTTTTTAGTAACAACACTTTATGTTACTGCACAATCTAATCTCAATAAGTCTTTTAACTTCGGAACAAATAGCAAAGCTTTAAACACAATAAACATAACTGAAGCCATTGCTTACGCTGAAACGACTGGTTATGGTTTTGATTTTGACACAGACGAAAATATTAAATTTACTAAGCAAGCTATAACTTCTAAAAGTTCTGTTTACTTTTCGGTAAAACTACCCGAAGGATTTTATAAAATCGATTTGGTTTTAGGCGATAAAAAATGCTCTGAAACTACTGTAAAAGCAGAATCTAGACGATTAATGCTAAAAGAATCCAAAATCAACAAAAAAGACACTATTCATTATTCCTTTATGGTAAATGTAAGAACACCTAAAATAGATGAACATAACTCCATACGCATTAAAGACCGTGATAAAAATCAACTAAACTGGGATGATAAATTAACCTTGGAATTTTCTGGTTCTCCAGCTATTCAAAGTCTAAACATTACTTCTGTCCCTAATATTACGACTATTTTCCTTGCAGGTGATTCTACAGTAACAGATCAGGATGTAGAACCTTGGGCATCATGGGGACAATTTTTCACAAACTACGTTTCTGACCAAGCCGTTATTGCTAACTATGCAGAGTCGGGTTCTACTTTAAGCGGCTTTAAAGGTGTAAAACGTTTAGATAAAATTTTATCTCTTATGAAACCGGGCGATTATCTGTTTATAGAATTTGCACATAACGATGAAAAACAAAAAGGAGAAGGTATTGGTCCATGGCAATCGTATTCCAACTACTTAAAAGAATACATTACCAAAACCCATGAAAAAGGCGGCATTCCTATTTTATGTACACCAACTCAGCGCAGAGCATTCAACACAGATGGGTCTTTAAAAGAAACACATGGCCATTTTCCACATGCCATGCGAAAAGTTGCTAAAAATTTGAACGTTCCTCTTATTGATATTACCAAAATGACAACAGATATGTATGAAGCATGGGGTGATGAATCTTCTAGACATGCTTTTGTGCAGTATCCTGCCAATACTTTTCCGGGGCAATCTAAAAAGTTGCAAGATAATACCCATTTTAATAGTTTTGGCGCTAATGAAATTGCGAAATGTGTGGTTCAGGGCATTAAAGATTTAAACTTAGATTTGGTAAAATTCCTAAGACCTAATATTCCAGAGTATAACCCTAAAACCCCTGACCTGATTAGCAATTGGACTTTGCCGATGAGTACCCGATTTGAGATTGAAAAACCAGATGGCAATTAA
- a CDS encoding glycoside hydrolase family 2 protein, with translation MRINTLHKLFTLFAIAFCGHAQETQKIYLSGTDFKHPVKWEFMCTDGHNSNNWTTMNVPSNWELEGFGEYTYGRWYKELEQDEPSKEEGFYKYTFSIPETYKNQNITIVFGGAMTDTEVKINGTSAGDIHQGGFYEFKYDITSLVKYGADNLLEVHVSKHSSNNSVNNAERKTDWWLFGGIYRPVWLEVSPKSYIEHVAVDAKMDGSLNADLDLINLPKNAKIEASISPIGSDESFKTISIPLKNDNNHQTISAKWDNVKTWDPESPNMYTLTLELKVSGKTLHTSKTKIGFRTLEFLKKDGIYVNGKKIIMKGINRHTIWPESGRSTDKAISILDVNLIKDMNMNAVRGHYPPDTHFLEVCDSLGLFVLNEVAGWQNGYDTKTGTQLIKETVQRDVNHPSVIIWDHGNEGGWNTAIDYVFHEYDPQKRIVIHPWSDFGGWDTHHYPTYLTGMHRFNNGENVFFPTEFMHGTYDNGIGAGLEDFWTRYKQSPLFAGGFMWAMLDEAVLRTDWAGDQKFDSKGNLAADGVLGPHREKEGSFFTVKEVWSPIQFSPKQITQKFDGSFLVTNDYIYTNLNTCKLEYRVLKVNNNILYTSNKSEVIASKPINIESIAPGETRTLHFDLPTNFFEGDWLEISATDKHGRDIYTWSWPIHKASYLANKLIVKNDIKKEAKAEKTSTEITLSSKELSLKLDAKTGQIISIKNKKGDVPFKNGPKPIGMKAEVEDASINQTKDAAICIFKYAGGIETATWTLFNDGRLKLDFIFLKNAGRNSGFDGAFFEGAIDQFGVSFDFPEEGVESMKWMGNGPYHVWKNRIKGTTMGLWEKDYNTTVTGESFENLVYPEFKGYHANFIGGNLKTNHGDYKFFSENDKLFFRLFTPDLPKHAVSQVSPQPKFPAGNISFMYEIPGMRAFKPLEQQGPESQPTNIRIKSGDEGIPMTLWFDFRSDN, from the coding sequence ATGAGAATAAATACCTTACACAAACTTTTTACTCTATTTGCAATCGCTTTCTGCGGTCACGCACAGGAAACCCAAAAAATCTACCTTTCAGGAACAGATTTTAAACACCCTGTAAAATGGGAGTTTATGTGTACCGATGGGCATAATAGTAACAACTGGACTACTATGAATGTGCCTTCAAACTGGGAACTGGAAGGTTTTGGCGAATACACTTATGGCCGCTGGTATAAAGAACTAGAACAAGACGAACCAAGCAAAGAAGAAGGCTTTTACAAATACACGTTCAGTATTCCTGAAACGTATAAAAATCAGAATATAACTATTGTTTTTGGTGGCGCCATGACCGATACCGAAGTTAAAATTAACGGAACATCGGCTGGAGATATTCACCAAGGTGGGTTTTATGAGTTTAAATACGATATCACGTCACTGGTAAAATATGGTGCAGACAACTTGCTAGAAGTTCATGTGTCTAAACACTCCAGCAATAATTCGGTTAATAACGCAGAACGCAAAACCGACTGGTGGTTATTTGGCGGTATTTACAGACCGGTTTGGTTAGAAGTTTCTCCAAAATCGTATATTGAACACGTTGCTGTTGATGCTAAAATGGATGGTTCGCTTAACGCGGATTTAGATCTTATTAATCTTCCGAAGAACGCTAAAATTGAAGCGTCAATAAGCCCGATTGGAAGTGATGAATCTTTCAAAACCATTTCAATTCCGCTGAAAAATGATAACAACCATCAAACTATTTCAGCAAAGTGGGATAATGTAAAAACGTGGGATCCGGAATCGCCTAACATGTACACCTTAACTTTGGAGTTGAAAGTCAGTGGAAAAACTCTTCATACTTCAAAAACCAAAATCGGTTTCAGAACTTTGGAATTTCTTAAAAAAGACGGTATTTACGTTAATGGCAAAAAGATTATCATGAAGGGCATTAACCGCCATACCATTTGGCCGGAATCTGGCCGAAGCACCGATAAAGCCATTAGCATTTTAGATGTGAACTTAATTAAAGACATGAATATGAATGCCGTTCGCGGGCATTATCCCCCGGACACGCATTTCCTTGAAGTTTGTGATTCGCTTGGTTTATTTGTGTTAAACGAAGTTGCCGGATGGCAAAATGGTTACGATACCAAAACCGGAACGCAACTTATAAAAGAAACTGTTCAGCGCGATGTTAATCATCCTTCTGTAATTATCTGGGATCATGGTAACGAAGGTGGTTGGAACACCGCGATTGATTATGTTTTCCATGAATACGACCCTCAAAAACGTATCGTTATTCACCCTTGGTCTGATTTCGGTGGTTGGGATACACATCACTACCCAACATATTTAACGGGAATGCACCGCTTTAATAATGGTGAAAATGTATTTTTTCCAACCGAATTTATGCATGGTACTTACGACAACGGTATTGGTGCCGGACTGGAAGATTTCTGGACACGCTACAAACAAAGTCCGTTATTCGCAGGAGGTTTCATGTGGGCTATGCTCGATGAAGCCGTTTTACGCACCGACTGGGCAGGAGACCAAAAATTTGATTCTAAAGGAAATTTAGCTGCCGATGGTGTTTTAGGGCCTCACCGAGAAAAAGAAGGGAGTTTCTTTACCGTAAAAGAGGTTTGGTCTCCTATTCAATTTTCACCAAAACAGATTACTCAAAAATTCGACGGTTCTTTCTTGGTGACTAACGATTATATCTACACAAACCTAAACACCTGCAAGTTAGAGTATCGTGTTTTAAAAGTGAATAACAACATTTTATACACCAGTAATAAATCTGAAGTTATAGCTTCAAAACCAATAAACATTGAAAGTATAGCACCAGGAGAAACCAGAACCCTTCATTTTGATTTACCAACAAACTTTTTTGAAGGCGATTGGCTGGAAATTTCAGCAACCGACAAACATGGCCGAGACATTTACACCTGGTCGTGGCCAATTCACAAAGCATCGTATTTAGCCAACAAGCTCATTGTAAAAAATGATATTAAAAAGGAAGCTAAAGCTGAAAAAACAAGCACCGAAATCACTTTATCAAGTAAAGAACTTTCACTGAAACTCGATGCTAAAACCGGACAAATTATCAGTATTAAAAATAAAAAAGGTGATGTGCCATTTAAAAACGGACCAAAACCTATTGGTATGAAAGCTGAAGTTGAAGACGCGTCTATAAATCAAACTAAAGACGCTGCTATTTGTATTTTTAAATATGCCGGCGGAATTGAAACTGCAACCTGGACATTGTTTAACGATGGACGTTTAAAATTAGATTTCATATTCCTTAAAAATGCAGGAAGAAACAGCGGTTTCGATGGTGCTTTTTTTGAAGGAGCTATCGACCAGTTTGGCGTTTCTTTCGATTTTCCTGAAGAAGGTGTTGAAAGTATGAAATGGATGGGTAATGGTCCTTACCACGTTTGGAAAAACCGAATTAAAGGAACCACTATGGGACTTTGGGAGAAAGATTACAACACCACTGTTACAGGTGAAAGTTTTGAAAACCTGGTATATCCCGAATTTAAAGGTTACCATGCGAATTTCATTGGTGGAAACCTTAAAACCAATCATGGTGATTATAAATTCTTTAGTGAAAATGATAAACTCTTTTTCAGATTATTCACACCTGATTTACCAAAACATGCGGTTTCTCAAGTATCCCCGCAACCGAAATTCCCGGCAGGAAACATTTCATTTATGTATGAAATCCCGGGAATGCGTGCTTTTAAACCTCTAGAACAACAGGGACCTGAAAGTCAGCCAACCAATATTAGAATAAAAAGTGGCGACGAAGGGATTCCAATGACTTTATGGTTCGATTTTAGATCCGACAACTAA
- a CDS encoding rhamnogalacturonan acetylesterase, which translates to MKKIKLLTLLCLCISLTSCAQQNNIKPTVYTVGDSTVKNGRGDGSGGLWGWGDFIGQFLDSTKVNVENHALGGTSSRTFQNLGLWDSVQKQLKRGDYVMIQFGHNDNGPVNDTIRARGTIKGIGDETEEITNMITGEHEIVHSYGWYIEKVVKETQAKGAIPIIMSPIPRNDWHNGKVPRNDKSYGLWAKQIAEKTGATFINLNEKMAKKLEGFGENKVTGTYFYKRDHTHPSARGAAMAASIIINELKQTDNSIKNYILSDVKVVLPKKKNIFLIGDSTMASSSNPNTIGWGVPFLQFCDTTQVNVINKARGGRSTRTFIYEGLWDSAKSEFQEGDYVVIQFGHNDAGNIDKKKFRGSLKGIGDETQEVMRDSTGLETVHTYGWYLKKMIKDTREKGAKPIILSLTPRNEWPNGKAERRTDSYVKWAKEVAEAEHVPFFDLNDIVATKYEALGKGYVKTFFPQDHTHTNLEGATFTAKTVAELFKKSRTLGLRSYIYFE; encoded by the coding sequence ATGAAAAAAATTAAGTTATTAACACTATTATGCCTGTGCATCTCACTAACCTCTTGTGCACAGCAAAACAATATAAAACCTACTGTTTATACCGTTGGAGATTCTACAGTAAAAAATGGTCGCGGTGATGGCTCTGGCGGCCTTTGGGGTTGGGGCGATTTTATTGGTCAGTTTTTAGACAGCACTAAAGTTAACGTTGAAAACCATGCCTTAGGAGGAACCAGTAGCCGTACTTTTCAAAATTTAGGTCTTTGGGATTCTGTTCAAAAACAACTGAAACGTGGCGATTATGTGATGATTCAGTTCGGACATAATGATAACGGTCCCGTTAATGACACCATTAGAGCCCGTGGAACTATAAAAGGTATTGGTGATGAAACCGAAGAAATAACCAATATGATTACCGGAGAACATGAAATTGTTCACTCTTACGGCTGGTATATAGAAAAAGTGGTTAAGGAAACGCAAGCTAAAGGAGCTATTCCTATAATCATGTCACCAATTCCAAGAAATGACTGGCATAATGGTAAAGTACCTAGAAACGACAAGTCTTATGGCTTATGGGCAAAACAAATTGCAGAAAAAACAGGAGCTACATTCATTAATTTAAATGAAAAAATGGCTAAAAAGCTTGAAGGTTTTGGCGAAAATAAAGTGACAGGAACTTATTTCTACAAACGCGACCATACCCATCCTTCGGCAAGAGGAGCCGCCATGGCAGCTTCCATCATTATTAATGAATTAAAACAAACCGATAATTCCATCAAAAATTATATCCTTAGTGATGTTAAGGTTGTTCTTCCAAAAAAGAAAAACATCTTCTTAATTGGAGATTCTACTATGGCAAGCAGCAGCAACCCGAATACCATTGGTTGGGGCGTGCCTTTTCTGCAATTTTGCGATACAACGCAAGTCAATGTGATTAACAAAGCGCGTGGCGGACGAAGCACAAGAACGTTTATTTACGAAGGTCTATGGGATTCTGCAAAAAGTGAATTTCAGGAAGGTGATTATGTTGTTATTCAATTTGGACATAATGATGCCGGAAATATTGATAAAAAGAAATTTAGAGGGTCTTTAAAAGGTATTGGAGACGAAACACAGGAAGTAATGCGAGACAGCACCGGACTTGAAACCGTACATACCTACGGTTGGTATTTAAAAAAGATGATTAAAGACACCCGGGAAAAAGGTGCGAAACCAATTATTTTAAGCCTAACACCACGTAACGAATGGCCAAACGGTAAAGCTGAAAGGCGTACCGATAGCTATGTAAAATGGGCTAAAGAAGTTGCTGAAGCTGAACATGTACCGTTTTTCGATTTAAATGATATTGTAGCCACAAAATACGAAGCTTTAGGAAAAGGGTATGTAAAAACTTTTTTCCCTCAAGACCATACTCACACTAATTTGGAAGGCGCTACATTTACAGCTAAAACCGTAGCTGAACTCTTTAAAAAATCTAGAACCCTTGGATTAAGAAGTTATATTTATTTTGAATAA
- a CDS encoding DUF4982 domain-containing protein, whose protein sequence is MRFSYFIFSFVTLFTLQFSGQNRKVIDLKEDWKFSKGNIQAASQKGFDDTKWETVNVPHDWAIYGPFDKEIDKQTVAIEQNGEKIPTEKTGRTGALPYIGDGWYRKTFKLSDVNENQKVLLTFDGAMSQPKVYVNGKKVGEWNYGYNYFYFDITDVLEEDNVLAVHLSNQGESSRWYPGAGLYRKVQLIVKNKESINHWGTFITTPLVFEDVAKVNVKTNVTGSDLKLVTTVFDADGNQVVSNQTITLFDNQFEQNIPVSNPKLWSPESPYLYTAVLKLYKDEKLIDEVSTKFGIRTMAYEANKGFSLNGKVRKFKGVCLHHDLGPLGAAINRSALRRQLRILKDMGVDAIRSSHNMPSLEQLELCDEMGFMFLAESFDEWAKAKVKNGYHQFFEADVEKDLVNLIHATRNHPCIVMWSSGNEVPDQFGAEGVKRAKRLQDIFHREDPTRPVTVGMDRVAQTMKSGFGALLDVPGLNYRLHLYEEAFEMFPQGFILGSETASTVSSRGVYKFPVEKASMKQYNDFQCSSYDLEYCSWSNVPDDDFVLQDDKPWVIGEFVWTGFDYLGEPTPYDDKWPSRSSYFGINDLAGLPKDRFYLYRSRWNTEDETLHVLPHWNWEGREGETTPVFVYTSYNSAELFVNGKSMGIQKKNNETPQNRYRLMWMDVNYEPGTLKVVAFDDHGNLSEEKEIHTAGTAYKIVLEPEEQKIKANGEDLAFVRVSVVDKNGIPCPTATNQLEFKVSGKGTYHAACNGDATSLELFHLPTMKLFSGKLVVLVQTTKEAGDIKLKVSGKGLKTGHVTIQSVIP, encoded by the coding sequence ATGCGTTTCTCATATTTCATTTTTTCATTCGTTACTTTATTTACACTTCAATTTTCCGGTCAAAATAGAAAGGTAATAGATTTAAAAGAAGACTGGAAATTCTCTAAAGGAAATATTCAAGCAGCTTCTCAAAAAGGCTTCGACGATACGAAATGGGAAACGGTAAATGTTCCGCACGACTGGGCAATTTACGGTCCGTTTGATAAGGAAATCGATAAGCAAACTGTTGCTATTGAACAAAACGGAGAAAAAATACCAACAGAAAAAACCGGTCGCACAGGAGCTTTACCGTATATAGGTGATGGCTGGTATCGCAAAACATTCAAACTTTCCGATGTTAATGAAAATCAAAAAGTATTATTAACTTTTGATGGAGCTATGAGTCAGCCTAAAGTTTATGTGAACGGCAAGAAAGTAGGTGAGTGGAATTATGGCTATAATTATTTTTATTTCGATATCACAGATGTTCTTGAAGAAGATAATGTTTTAGCCGTGCATTTATCAAATCAGGGTGAATCTTCCCGGTGGTATCCAGGAGCTGGATTGTACAGAAAAGTACAACTGATTGTAAAAAATAAAGAAAGCATCAATCATTGGGGAACGTTTATCACGACACCTTTGGTTTTTGAAGATGTTGCTAAAGTAAATGTGAAAACCAATGTAACAGGAAGCGATTTAAAGTTAGTGACGACTGTTTTTGATGCCGATGGAAATCAGGTGGTTTCAAATCAAACAATCACTTTGTTTGATAATCAATTTGAACAAAACATTCCGGTAAGCAATCCTAAATTATGGAGTCCGGAGTCACCATATTTGTACACGGCTGTTTTAAAGTTGTATAAGGATGAAAAGTTAATCGATGAGGTGTCGACTAAATTTGGTATTCGAACCATGGCTTACGAAGCGAATAAAGGCTTTAGTTTAAATGGTAAAGTCCGAAAGTTTAAGGGTGTTTGTCTGCATCATGATTTAGGCCCTCTTGGAGCAGCAATAAATAGATCAGCTTTGCGAAGACAACTTCGTATTTTAAAAGATATGGGGGTTGATGCCATTAGAAGTTCGCATAATATGCCGTCGCTGGAACAATTGGAATTATGTGATGAAATGGGCTTTATGTTTTTAGCTGAAAGTTTTGACGAATGGGCTAAAGCAAAAGTGAAAAATGGCTATCATCAGTTTTTTGAAGCTGATGTGGAGAAGGATTTAGTAAACTTGATTCATGCCACGCGTAATCATCCGTGTATTGTGATGTGGAGTTCAGGAAACGAAGTACCTGATCAGTTTGGTGCCGAAGGTGTAAAACGCGCGAAGCGCTTACAGGATATTTTTCATCGCGAAGATCCTACACGTCCGGTAACCGTTGGTATGGATCGCGTTGCACAAACCATGAAATCTGGTTTTGGAGCTTTGTTGGATGTGCCAGGATTAAACTATCGTCTGCATTTGTATGAAGAAGCTTTTGAGATGTTTCCACAAGGATTTATTTTGGGGTCTGAAACGGCTTCAACTGTGAGTTCAAGAGGGGTTTATAAGTTTCCGGTTGAAAAGGCAAGCATGAAACAATACAACGATTTTCAATGTTCATCTTACGATTTAGAATACTGTAGCTGGTCTAATGTTCCGGATGACGATTTTGTGCTTCAGGATGATAAACCCTGGGTCATCGGGGAGTTTGTTTGGACAGGTTTTGATTATTTAGGAGAGCCAACACCTTACGATGATAAATGGCCGTCGCGAAGTTCGTATTTCGGAATTAATGATTTGGCAGGACTACCTAAAGACCGTTTTTATTTATACCGTAGCCGATGGAATACAGAAGATGAAACCCTTCATGTTTTACCCCACTGGAACTGGGAAGGACGCGAAGGCGAAACCACTCCGGTATTTGTGTACACGAGTTATAACAGCGCCGAATTATTTGTAAACGGAAAAAGCATGGGGATTCAGAAAAAAAATAATGAAACCCCTCAAAACCGTTACCGTTTAATGTGGATGGATGTTAATTATGAACCAGGAACACTTAAAGTTGTGGCTTTCGATGATCATGGAAATCTATCTGAAGAAAAGGAGATTCATACAGCAGGAACTGCTTATAAAATAGTTCTGGAACCAGAAGAACAAAAGATAAAAGCTAATGGTGAAGATTTAGCTTTTGTTAGAGTTTCTGTAGTTGATAAAAACGGAATTCCTTGCCCTACAGCTACTAATCAATTAGAATTTAAAGTATCAGGAAAAGGAACTTATCACGCCGCTTGTAATGGTGATGCCACTTCGCTAGAGTTATTCCATTTACCTACAATGAAGCTGTTTAGTGGTAAATTAGTAGTACTTGTGCAAACCACGAAAGAAGCTGGAGATATTAAGTTAAAAGTGAGTGGTAAGGGATTGAAAACAGGACATGTAACTATACAATCTGTAATTCCGTAA
- the rhaM gene encoding L-rhamnose mutarotase: MKKTIRNAFKMKLKPGFEAEYKKRHDEIWPELSELLSETGIEDYSIFLDEETLTLFAVQKISEDFDHDLLPNHPIVKKWWAYMADIMDTNPDNSPVAIALKEVFHLD; this comes from the coding sequence ATGAAAAAAACCATTAGAAATGCCTTCAAAATGAAATTGAAACCGGGTTTTGAAGCCGAATATAAAAAGCGTCATGATGAGATTTGGCCGGAACTTTCAGAGTTACTTTCAGAGACAGGAATTGAGGATTACAGTATTTTTTTAGATGAAGAAACCTTAACCCTTTTTGCGGTTCAAAAAATTAGTGAAGATTTCGATCACGATTTGTTACCTAATCACCCTATTGTAAAAAAGTGGTGGGCATATATGGCGGACATAATGGATACAAATCCTGATAATTCTCCGGTAGCCATAGCATTAAAAGAAGTTTTTCATTTAGATTAG